From Haemorhous mexicanus isolate bHaeMex1 chromosome 13, bHaeMex1.pri, whole genome shotgun sequence, a single genomic window includes:
- the DUOXA1 gene encoding LOW QUALITY PROTEIN: dual oxidase maturation factor 1 (The sequence of the model RefSeq protein was modified relative to this genomic sequence to represent the inferred CDS: deleted 1 base in 1 codon), producing the protein MTLWNGSYPFYPGANARFPFDTTRAVIVTVFLSMLATFIIILPGIPGRRRLCWFLRLLLGLFVGAVILNVQFTRDWESGWVQANTSYKSFSPVQVSADIGLHVGLAGLNVTLRGNPVEQINETINYNEHFPWSFGADYDHSYSQGLQKGLPSPILYMAEKFSSQSPCAWHRRYRIAGHYASAMLWLAFCTWLISILLFSMSILLYGGQMLLLTGTLILSSLLLFSTTRNTLGCPIQFGPVSLRTDYGESFWLALATGLLCLLLGLGIIILNSVQPQKLKLIFSLDKSGEEEQWDKCWLPAQPSCSAQDGFMVPLGELCHGTATQL; encoded by the exons aTGACTCTGTGGAATGGCTCCTACCCCTTCTACCCCGGAGCCAATGCCCGCTTCCCCTTTGACACCACCCGGGCTGTCATTGTCACCGTGTTCCTCTCCATGCTGGCCACGTTCATCATCATCCTGCCAGGGATCCCGGGCAGGAGG AGACTCTGCTGGttcctgcggctgctgctggggctcttcGTGGGAGCAGTGATCCTCA ATGTGCAGTTCACCAGAGACTGGGAGAGTGGCTGGGTGCAGGCAAACACCTCCTACAAGTCCTTCAGCCCCGTGCAGGTGAGCGCTGACATCGGGCTGCACGTCGGCCTGGCCGGGCTGAACGTCACGCTCAGGG GAAACCCAGTGGAGCAGATCAACGAGACCATCAACTACAACGAGCACTTTCCCTGGAGCTTTGGGGCAGATTATGACCACAGCtacagccaggggctgcagaaggggctgcccagccccatcctgtACATGGCAGAGAAGTTCAGCTCGCAGAGcccctgtgcctggcacaggcGG TACCGCATCGCCGGGCACTACGCCTCAGCCATGCTCTG GCTGGCCTTCTGCACATGGCTCATTTCcatcctgctcttctccatgtCCATCCTGCTCTATGGTGGCCAGATGCTCCTGCTCACTGGCACTCTGATCctctcctcactgctgctcttctccaCCACGAGGAACACCCTGGGGTGCCCCATCCAGTTTGGCCCAGTCTCCTTGAGAACAGACTATGGTGAATCCTTTTGGCTGGCATTAGCCACAG ggctgctgtgcctgctcctggggctgggcatcaTCATCCTCAACTCTGTGCAGCCTCAGAAGCTGAAGCTCATCTTCAGCCTGGACAAGAGTGGCgaggaggagcagtgggacaagtgctggctgccagcccagcccagctgctctgcacaggatGGGTTCATGGTGCCCCTCGGGGAGCTCTGCCACGGCACAGCCACCCAGCTCTGA